The Microbacterium trichothecenolyticum sequence CGTGCCGGTCGACTTCGACGACCTCGAGCACGAGCCAGCGTTCGATGTCGAGACCGTGCACCGCCTCCGAGGGGCGCGCGGGCAGGTCGATGCGCACGGCGTCGCCCACCGCCGGCAGGTCACCGTGCTTCGCGATGACCAGACCTGCGACGGTCTCGGCGTCGGAATCGGTGAGGTCGTGACCGATCAGGCGCTCGAGCTCGTCGAGGTGCAGGTCGCCGGGAACGCTCCACGCGTCTTCGCCGACCGACGCAGCCTCGGCGGCGACGTCGACGTCATGCTCGTCGGAGAGCTCCCCGATCACTTCCTCCGTCAGGTCTTCGATGGTCAGGATGCCGTCGAAGTTGCCGTACTCGTCCACGACGCACGCGAGCTCGTTCCGCGTCCGCCGCATGCGGTCGAGGGCGGTCGGGAGAGCCATGGACGTCGGCAGGACGACGGCCGCGCGCATCACCGCCGACACGGGGGTGTCGTCGGTGGGGTTCTCGCGCAACACGTCGATGAGCTCGATGACCCCGACGGGGGAGTCCTCGTCGCCGATGACGGGGTAGCGCGTATGCCCGGTCGCCATGAGCCCCCGCACATCGCCGATCGTGGTGTCGGGTGTCACAGAGTCGATCTGCGATCGCGGGACCATGGCGTGTTCGACGTCGCGTTGCGGGAAGTCGAGGATGCGGTCGATGATCATCGACAGATCGTCGGGGAGGTCGCCGCTGGCGCGGGACTCCTCGATGATCGCCTCGAGATCACGTGCGGTGGCGCTGTCGTCGACGTCTTCCAGCGGCTCGATGCGCAGGAGCCTGAGAAGAGCGTTGGCGGCGACATCGAAGACGGTGATGAGCCATCCGAAGAGCACGAGGTAGATGCGCGTCGGGACGGCGAGGGCGCGGGCCAACGGCTCTGGGCTGGCGATGGCGAGGTTCTTCGGATACAGCTCGCCGAAGATCATCGTGACGACGGTTGCCAGCAGCAGCGCGCCGACGGTGCCGATGATGATCGACACAGCCGGGTCGATCCCGACGCCGCCCAGCAGGGTACCCAGGGACTCGCCGATCAAGGGCTCTGCGACGTATCCGATCAACAGACCGGTCACCGTGATGCCCAACTGGGCACCGGACAGCATGAACGAGGTGCGCTTGGTGATCGCGAGCACGCGCTTCGCCTGGGCGTCACCCTTCTCCGCGAGCGCCGCCATGCGCGAGCGGTCGACCGACATGTATGCGAACTCCTGCGCGACGAAGAAGCCGCACGCGACGATGATCGCCAGGGTTACGATGACGCCCAACAGCAGTGTCAGGACCGCAGCCAGCATCAGATCTCACCCCCTCTCGAAACGAGGGGGCTCGAAGATCGGCCCTCCTGGTCGGTGGAGGTGCGGTGATGGCTCACGGGTTTGTCTCTCGTGGGTCGGGGAATCGCAGATCCCCTCGACCTTATCGAGACGTCGGCGAACGATGCTGGGGATTTGCCCCGACGTGCCCGAGGTGTGGTGACGCAGGCCGTTCTCCCGGCCCAGGCGGTCGATGCGATGGCACAATGGAGATCCCCGCATTGCCTCGCTTCCCGGCGTGGTCCCGCCCTTTGCACAACAGGTACGCTTCGGCGCGCCGGAAAAGGACCAGCTGTGGGACGCCTCATCTACCGCGATCGCGCTTCGTTCGACATCGACGACCGCATCCTCGCCCACCTCCGCATCGTCGTGATGAACAAGTTGCGCCGTAACGAGGGCTTCATGCTGCAACTGCCCGTCAACGAGGGAGTTCGGCAGGCCAGTCTGTGGATCCATGCATCCAACGCTCTGGTGATGCAGTTCTACGGCGGTCGCGAGCCCGCCATCGATCGAGAACTCGTCGACCAGATGATGTACGACGCCAGCGGTGCCGACGGGCTCACGCTCTCGGCGTCCGGGGTCGCCCCGCATCCGGCGCCCGCGCGCCAGCCGGCGGGGACGCGCTCGGCGCGCTGACGGCCACACCCCGGGCGAAGGCCCGCCGCGCGGGCGGACCGGCCGACGGCGGCTGCTCACTCAGGTCGCGTACCGCCCACGCAGGGGGAGCGTGAGCGCGAACCGCGCGCCGCCGGTTCTCGGGGCGTAGCGGACGTCGCCGTCGTGCGCGCGAGCGATTCCCCGCGCGATGGGCAGGCCCAGGCCGACCCCGGTCCCCGCCCGGGCCGCGTCCAGGCGCACGAGACGCTCGAAGATGCGCTCCCGGTCCGCCTCGGCCACTCCCGGGCCGTCGTCCGACACGGCGACGGCGGCCGCGGTCTCGGTCACGCTCACCTCGAGCTCGATCGAGCCACGGCCCCCGGTCGCCCGAGCGGCGTTCTCGACGAGGTTCGACAGCACCTGCGCGATGCGTCCGGCGTCCACGCGCACCGGCACGACGGCATCCGGAAGCACGCTGCACACCCGCACCGAGGGGTGAACCAGGTGCGCGCGCTCGACTTCGGCGGTGACGAGGGCCCGCAGGTCGATGTCGGAGCGCGTGAGATCGAGCCCCTGGTCGACGCGCGCCATCGTCAGCAGATCGTCGACCAGGCGGGATGCCCGGGTGGCCTCGCGGGCGACGTGGGCGGCCAGCATCTCGCGCTCGGGGCCGTCGAGGTCGGCTCGCACCAGGGTGTCTGCCGCGGCACGGATCCCCGCGACCGGCGTGCGCAGTTCGTGCGCCGCATCGGAGAGGAACGCCCGCAGGCGGGTCTCAGCCTGGCGAGCCGCCTGTTCGGCGCCGGTGACGTCGTCGATCATGTCGTCGAGCGCGGCGGCGACCCGGCCGATCTCGGTGTCTGATCGGGTGGGGTTCAGTCGTCGATCGCGATCACCCGCACCGATCGACCGCGCGATCTCGGACACCTGGTCCAATGGCCGGAGCGTGCCTCGCACGACCACGGTCACCGCGACCGCGGCGAGCACCAGGACACCGACCGACGCGAGCGCCATGATCCACCGCACCTGCGCGAGGGTCTCGTCGACGCCGGCGGCGGAGGCCGTGAGCGTCAGCGTCGACCCGTCGCTGAGCGTGGAGCTCAGTGTCACCAGGTCGTCGTCGCCCGTCACCGAGGAGGCCACGACGCGGACGTCGCTCGACGCGGCAGGCGTCGGCACCGACGGCTGGGCCGGACCGGGGCCACCGGGTCCGGGCGGAGAGTGGCGGAGTTGCTCGGGGCTCGGTCCCGCCACGACCGACTCGCCGCCCGCGCTGTCGATGCGAACGGCAAGGCCCTGGTCGGAGAGGCGTTCGGCGAGGTCTTCGTCGTCGACGGTGCCGACGAGTGACGCCGCCGCCGCAGCGCGGTCGCGCAGGCGTTCCTCGATCTGTCCGCGAAGGCGAGCCCCGAGCGCGATGTCGACGACCACCGACAGCACGATCAGCAGCACGGCCACGAGCGCCACCACGGCGATGATCGTGCGCCGACGAACGGAACCGGCGCGCAGGGGGCGCGGATCGCTCACGGACTCACGCTCAGTCGGTAGCCGAGCCCGCGCACGGTGTGGATCAGCCGGGGCCCCCGGGCCTCCATCTTCCGGCGCAGGGCGCTGAGGTGTACCTCGACGAGGTTCGGGTCGTAGTCGTCGTAGCCCCAGACCTGGGTGAGGATCTGCGCCTTCGACAGTGTGCGTCCGCGGCTCTCGGCGAACAGGCGCAGCAGCCGGAACTCCGTCGCCGTCAGATCGAGCACCGATCCCGCACGGCGGGCCGTCGTGGCATCCGGATCCACCACCAGATCGCCCACCTCGATGGTCTGCGGGAGGCGGCCGCGTCGGCGCAGGACCGCGCTCGTCCGCGCGATCAGCTCCGCCATGGTGAAGGGCTTGACCACGTAGTCGTCGGCACCTTCGGCGAAGCCGCGCAGGCGGTCGTCGACCTCATCGCGCGCGGTGAGCATGATGACGGCCGCGTCGCTCGTGGCGCGTACCAGCGGCAGCAACCGGATGCCACTCGGTCCGGGCATCATCCAGTCCAGCACCACGAGGTCGGGGCGGAACGCCTCCAGACGCCCGGCGAGGTCGGTTCCGTCGGGCGCGGATTCGGCGATGAAGCCGTCGGCACGCAGCGACGTCGTGACGGCGACGCGGATGGTCTCGTCGTCGTCGAGGACGAGAACGCGAGCGGGAGATGGCATCCGGCCCACGCTAGGGGTGAACGCTGGACACCGGGTATGCGAACGGCATGGGTTGACTCCGCCGCGATGAGCTTCAGGCTCGCTTCAGTCGCCGTACGAAAGCTGGTTCTCGAGCCGGTGATCGCCATCGGCGCAGAGAGATGGTCATGAACGACGACGACGACAACCCCACCCTTCCCCTTCCGCGAATGGACGACGCGCCCGAACCGTCGCGCCGCTCGTGGAAGCGTCCGGCGCTGATCGCGGGCGCGGTCATCGTGGCGGCGGGCCTGACCGGCGGAACCGCCGCGCTGGCTTCGTCGTCGGGCGGCACACCGGCCCTGACCTCGGCGACCTCGGCGCCGAACGCCGACGGCGTCTCGCCGGGCACTGTCACACCCACGCCCGGTGCCACGCCGACCGCGGCCCCCTCCGACGGCGCACAGCCCTCACCGCCCTCCGACGGCGCCGCGCCCGCAGGTCGGGGTGGCGGTCCGAAGCCGAGCGAGTGCGGTTCCGGTGGTCCCGGCGCGCCGACCCCGCCTGCTGACGGCTCGGCCCCGACCCCGCCCGCCCCGCCGGCTGACGGCTCGGCCCCGACGCCGCCCGCCCCCGGGACGGAACCCGGCACCGGGGCCACACCGCCCGCGCAGTCCGGTTCGTGAGCGCACTGCCGCGCTGACCGCCGCGCCACGCGTCGTGCGTGCAGGGTGCGGTCAGCGCGGTGGGGCACGATCGAAGGGTGGCGAACACCAAGACACGGCCGAGGTCGTCGACCGGGCGCCGGCCCTCGCGCCGGTCGGGGACCCGTCGTCGATCGCGCCGCCCCGCGTCTGCCGTCATTCGGCGACGGCGCGTCGCGATCGGTGTGATCGGTGCACTGCTGGTCGGCCTGGTCGCACTCGCGATCACGCCGCTCGTGGGACTCGTCTCGGCGTGGAACGTCGAAACCCGCCGTGCAGCCATCGACCTCACGTCGTTCGACCCCGGCACCCTCATCAGCGATGCCGATTTCTACGACGGCGATGCCATGACGGCTGACGAGATCCAGTCCTTCCTCGACGAGCAGGTCGGTTCGTGCCGCAACGACTCGTGTCTGAACGTGCTCACGACGACGCTGCCCGCGCGCGCACCCGTGGTGTCGGATGCCACCGGCGAGACCGTGTGCGAGGGATACGACGGTGGCGAGCTCACGGCCGCCCAGGTCATCGACCGCATCCAGCGCGCGTGCGGAATCTCTGCGAAGGTCCTGCTCGTCACGCTGCAGAAGGAGCAGAGCCTTGTCTCCGGCCGGATTGCTCGCGCGCCCGAGCCACGAGAGTTGGGCGCGGCGATGGGTGCGCGGTGCCCCGACGATGCCGCGTGCGACCCCGGGATCGCGGGGTTCGCGGCACAGGTGGCCCAGGGCGCTACGGACCTGAAGTCGTACAGCGCCTCCGACTACATGCGCCAGCCCGGGACGCACTACCTCGCGTACTCACCCGATCCCTCGTGCGGTGGCTCCGACGTGGCGATCACGAACGAGGCGACGGCTGCCCTCTACAACTACACGCCGTATCAACCGAACGCGGCGGCCCTCGCCGCACGGTGGGGGACCGGCGACTCGTGCTCGGCGTATGGCAACCGCAACTTCGCGCTGTACTGGGCCCTGTGGTTCGGCTGACTTCTGTGTCGGTCACGACCTCTCGCGCCGTGCCGAGCCCCGCTCGCGCCGCGGCACAAAGTCGGTCGTGTGCGTAACGTCCGTCCAGAGCGGCGGATGCCACGGAGTTTATGCACATCCCTGACCTTGTGCCCCGCGCGGAACGCCTCGCCGCAGCCGCAGCACGCCCAGGGAATGACAGTGTTGTGATTTCGTTATGAACGAGTGATAATGGCCGGGACAATCGAAAATACGCCGGCACTCCGTCACAGGTCGTAGGGGAAGACGTACCTGACGAAGGAGAGACCATGGCGATCACGTCTTCGCGCGGAGTGATCCTGATTCACTCCGCGCCCCGCGCGCTGTGCCCCCACCTGGAGTGGGCGGTCGGACGCGCGCTCGGCCGCGCCGTGAACTTCGACTGGGCCGATCAACCGGTGCTCACGGGAAGCCGACGCGCCGAGTTCTACTGGGAGGGCCCGGTCGGCTCGGGTGCGGCCCTGGCCAGCGCCATCCGCGGCTGGGAGCATCTGCGCTTCGAGGTGAGTGAAGATCCCACGCCCCGTAGCGACGGTGGCCGGTGGATGCACACGCCCGGTCTCGGCATCCACTACGCCCAGACCGACGCGAGCGGGAACGTCGTCATCGGTGAAGACCGGGTGCGCTACGCGATGGAGATCGCCTGCGGCGATGCCGTCGAACTGCAGCGCGAACTCGACATCGCCCTGGGGTCGGCCTGGGACGAGGAACTCGAACCGTTCCGTCACGCCGGCCACGACCAGCAGATCGTCTGGCTGCACAAGGTCGGATAAGACGTCGGGCGGGGGAGGCGCCACTACCGGAGGCCGGTGATCGCCCCCGGCATCGGGACCGCGTATCCCTCGCCCGATCAGAAGAAACGCCCTCCGGCATCCTCGATCAGATCGAAGGATGCCGGAGGGCGCTCGTCGTGCGGCCTCAGACCGACGCGATGGCCACGACGGCGTTGTGCCCACCGAAGCCGAAGGAGTTGCTGATCGCGAGCTGGTCGCCCGCGCCGAGCTCGATCGGTGAACCGGAGAGGGCGAAGGGCACCTCGGGGTCTTGCTCGGTGAGGTTGATGGTCGGCGGGGCGACGCGGTTCTGCAGCGCGAGCACCGTGAAGATCGCTTCGAGCGCACCCGTTCCGCCGAGCAGGTGGCCGGTGGAGGACTTGGTCGCCGACACGGGGATCTCGTCGATGCGCTCACCGAACACCGCACGCAGCGCCTGGTACTCGTTCGGGTCGCCGACGGGGGTCGAGGTGGCGTGGGCGTTGATGTGCGTGACGTCGTCGACGGACGCGCCGGCCATGTCGAGCGCCATGCGCACGGCACGCGCCGCGCCGCGACCCTCGGGGTCGTTCGCGGTGATGTGGTACGAGTCGGCCGTCACGCCACCGCCGACGATCGAGGCGTAGATCTTCGCACCGCGCGCCTTGGCGTGCTCCTCGGTCTCGAGGATCAGCACGCCCGCACCCTCGCCCATGACGAAGCCGTCGCGGTCGATGCTGGCCGGACGCGAGGCCGTCTCGGGGGAGTCGTTGCGCTTGGACAGCGCCTGCATCGACGCGAACGACGCGATGGTGATCGGGTGGATGGCCGACTCGGTGCCGCCGGCGATCACGACGTCGGCGAGACCGTCGCGGATGTGCTGCACCGCGTTGACGATCGACTCGGTGCTCGACGCGCACGCCGAAGCCACGGTGCGGGCGAACGCGCGGGCGTTGAAGTGCAGCGACAGGTTGCCCGCGGCAGCGTTGGGCATGAGCATGGGCACCGTCATGGGCATGACCCGACGGGGGCCCTTCTCACGCAAGACGTCCCACGCGTCCAGCAGCGTCCAGACGCCGCCGATGCCGGTGGCGAAGTCCACCCCGAGACGGTCGGGATCGATGTCGGGCGCACCCGCGTCTTCCCACGCCTCTTTCGCCGCGACCAGAGCCAGCTGCGACGACGGGTCGAGGCGCTTGGCCACCGGACGCTCGAGGACGGTCTCGGGTCGCACGAGCGCCTCGGCGGCGAAGGTGACGGGAAGCTGGTACTTCTCGACCCACTCGTGCTCGAGGGTGCGCGCGCCGGAGGTGCCGGCCAGCAGGGCGGACCAGCTCTCGGGTGCCGTTCCGCCGATAGGCGAGGTGGCGCCGATGCCGGTGACGACGATGCGGGGTGTGCTCATGAGGTGCGAAATCCTTGCTGCGGACCGATGGGACCTGAGCGGTGGGGGCCGAAGCCCCCACCGGGAGAATCAGGCCTGGTTCGAGGTGATGAACGTGACGGCGTCGCCGACGGTCTTGAGGTTCTTGACCTCGTCGTCGGGAATGGTCACGCCGAACTTCTCCTCGGCGTTGACGACGATCGTCATCATCGAGATGGAGTCGATGTCGAGGTCGTCGGTGAACGACTTCTCGAGGGCGACCTCGTCGGCCGAGATGCCCGTCTCGTCGGTGATGAGCTCGGCAAGGCCGGCGAGAACCTCGTCGTTGGTGAATGCCATGATGTCTCCTGTTGTGTCGGGGATGAGGCCCGATGGGCCCCGATCAGTTTAGGGTTCGATGACGCTGCGTCAGGGAAGCACGACGACCTGCGCGCCGAAGACCAGACCGGCACCGAAGCCGATCTGCAGCGCGAGTCCGCCGCTGAGCTCGGGATGCTCCTCGAGCAGGCGGTGAGTGGCGAGCGGGATGGATGCTGCCGACGTGTTGCCCGTGGTCTCGATATCGCGACCGATGACCACCGTCTCGGGCAGACCGAGCTGCTTGGCGAACTCGTCGATGATGCGCATGTTCGCCTGGTGGGGGACGAACGCTGCCAGGTCGCTCGGCTCGATGCCCGCGGCCTCGATCGCCTGACGGGCGACCTTGACCATCTCCCACACAGCCCAGCGGAAGACCGTCGGGCCTTCCTGGCGCAACGTCGGCCACGGAGCCGTGCCGTCGCGGAACTCGGTGAGGGTGGCGTTCATGCTCACGGCGTCGGCCTTGGAACCGTCGGAGCCCCAGATGGTGGGTCCGATACCCGGGGTGTCGCTGGGTCCGACGACGACCGCGCCCGCACCGTCGCCGAGAAGGAACGAGATGCTGCGGTCCGTCGGGTCGACGATGTCGCTGAGCTTCTCGGCGCCGACGACGACGACGTGCTTCGCGAGCCCGCCACGGATGAGCGCATCGGCCTGACCCACGCCGTACGCGAACCCGGCGCA is a genomic window containing:
- a CDS encoding beta-ketoacyl-ACP synthase III encodes the protein MSTPTLRQLQGPAHTRIYSYGAARGENFVPNDDLVGPIDSSDEWIRQRTGIVTRVRANKETDAIDLASEAAREAVEKSGVAPEDIDAVIVATISNPKQTPSASAIVADRIGANPAAAYDVNAACAGFAYGVGQADALIRGGLAKHVVVVGAEKLSDIVDPTDRSISFLLGDGAGAVVVGPSDTPGIGPTIWGSDGSKADAVSMNATLTEFRDGTAPWPTLRQEGPTVFRWAVWEMVKVARQAIEAAGIEPSDLAAFVPHQANMRIIDEFAKQLGLPETVVIGRDIETTGNTSAASIPLATHRLLEEHPELSGGLALQIGFGAGLVFGAQVVVLP
- a CDS encoding acyl carrier protein, whose protein sequence is MAFTNDEVLAGLAELITDETGISADEVALEKSFTDDLDIDSISMMTIVVNAEEKFGVTIPDDEVKNLKTVGDAVTFITSNQA
- a CDS encoding DUF7882 family protein; this translates as MGRLIYRDRASFDIDDRILAHLRIVVMNKLRRNEGFMLQLPVNEGVRQASLWIHASNALVMQFYGGREPAIDRELVDQMMYDASGADGLTLSASGVAPHPAPARQPAGTRSAR
- a CDS encoding sensor histidine kinase, translated to MSDPRPLRAGSVRRRTIIAVVALVAVLLIVLSVVVDIALGARLRGQIEERLRDRAAAAASLVGTVDDEDLAERLSDQGLAVRIDSAGGESVVAGPSPEQLRHSPPGPGGPGPAQPSVPTPAASSDVRVVASSVTGDDDLVTLSSTLSDGSTLTLTASAAGVDETLAQVRWIMALASVGVLVLAAVAVTVVVRGTLRPLDQVSEIARSIGAGDRDRRLNPTRSDTEIGRVAAALDDMIDDVTGAEQAARQAETRLRAFLSDAAHELRTPVAGIRAAADTLVRADLDGPEREMLAAHVAREATRASRLVDDLLTMARVDQGLDLTRSDIDLRALVTAEVERAHLVHPSVRVCSVLPDAVVPVRVDAGRIAQVLSNLVENAARATGGRGSIELEVSVTETAAAVAVSDDGPGVAEADRERIFERLVRLDAARAGTGVGLGLPIARGIARAHDGDVRYAPRTGGARFALTLPLRGRYAT
- a CDS encoding hemolysin family protein, translated to MLAAVLTLLLGVIVTLAIIVACGFFVAQEFAYMSVDRSRMAALAEKGDAQAKRVLAITKRTSFMLSGAQLGITVTGLLIGYVAEPLIGESLGTLLGGVGIDPAVSIIIGTVGALLLATVVTMIFGELYPKNLAIASPEPLARALAVPTRIYLVLFGWLITVFDVAANALLRLLRIEPLEDVDDSATARDLEAIIEESRASGDLPDDLSMIIDRILDFPQRDVEHAMVPRSQIDSVTPDTTIGDVRGLMATGHTRYPVIGDEDSPVGVIELIDVLRENPTDDTPVSAVMRAAVVLPTSMALPTALDRMRRTRNELACVVDEYGNFDGILTIEDLTEEVIGELSDEHDVDVAAEAASVGEDAWSVPGDLHLDELERLIGHDLTDSDAETVAGLVIAKHGDLPAVGDAVRIDLPARPSEAVHGLDIERWLVLEVVEVDRHVPSHLRLQVHERDRDATPAVTRDEGAFR
- a CDS encoding DUF3145 domain-containing protein; the protein is MAITSSRGVILIHSAPRALCPHLEWAVGRALGRAVNFDWADQPVLTGSRRAEFYWEGPVGSGAALASAIRGWEHLRFEVSEDPTPRSDGGRWMHTPGLGIHYAQTDASGNVVIGEDRVRYAMEIACGDAVELQRELDIALGSAWDEELEPFRHAGHDQQIVWLHKVG
- a CDS encoding beta-ketoacyl-[acyl-carrier-protein] synthase family protein; protein product: MSTPRIVVTGIGATSPIGGTAPESWSALLAGTSGARTLEHEWVEKYQLPVTFAAEALVRPETVLERPVAKRLDPSSQLALVAAKEAWEDAGAPDIDPDRLGVDFATGIGGVWTLLDAWDVLREKGPRRVMPMTVPMLMPNAAAGNLSLHFNARAFARTVASACASSTESIVNAVQHIRDGLADVVIAGGTESAIHPITIASFASMQALSKRNDSPETASRPASIDRDGFVMGEGAGVLILETEEHAKARGAKIYASIVGGGVTADSYHITANDPEGRGAARAVRMALDMAGASVDDVTHINAHATSTPVGDPNEYQALRAVFGERIDEIPVSATKSSTGHLLGGTGALEAIFTVLALQNRVAPPTINLTEQDPEVPFALSGSPIELGAGDQLAISNSFGFGGHNAVVAIASV
- a CDS encoding response regulator transcription factor gives rise to the protein MPSPARVLVLDDDETIRVAVTTSLRADGFIAESAPDGTDLAGRLEAFRPDLVVLDWMMPGPSGIRLLPLVRATSDAAVIMLTARDEVDDRLRGFAEGADDYVVKPFTMAELIARTSAVLRRRGRLPQTIEVGDLVVDPDATTARRAGSVLDLTATEFRLLRLFAESRGRTLSKAQILTQVWGYDDYDPNLVEVHLSALRRKMEARGPRLIHTVRGLGYRLSVSP